From Toxorhynchites rutilus septentrionalis strain SRP chromosome 2, ASM2978413v1, whole genome shotgun sequence, a single genomic window includes:
- the LOC129765647 gene encoding uncharacterized protein LOC129765647, with translation MAAWLVEELKKYPITHGKNVNNSFELVDHLKGFEVRREEILVSFDVTALFPNVPVTEAVNSLRRHLERKRVPPNQIDAYLLVTKTCMNQNFFSFRGKFYKQTFGLSMGSKLSPLLAEVFMKDFETELAKEKFFPRMWRRYVDDIFAVVKERYLKQTLELLNSRHRTIKFTVEKEKDGTLPFLDLYITRKEDNRLKFGIYRKPTSTNRYITSDSNHFGAQKQAAFHSMVYRLLNIPMERDDYIAKKNSLPCCRAEWVQEMFCGENPSETREEEMEKKQHHIRA, from the coding sequence ATGGCTGCTTGGTTggttgaagaattgaaaaaatatcccATAACTCACGGTAAAAATGTCAACAATTCGTTTGAGTTGGTAGACCATTTGAAAGGCTTCGAGGTTAGGCGAGAGGAAATTCTGGTGTCGTTCGATGTTACAGCTCTTTTTCCGAACGTGCCAGTAACAGAGGCGGTAAATAGTTTGCGCAGACATCTGGAACGGAAACGCGTACCACCCAATCAGATCGACGCATATCTTTTGGTAACGAAAACCTGTATGAATCAGAACTTCTTTTCGTTCAGGGGAAAGTTCTACAAGCAAACGTTCGGTCTCAGTATGGGTAGCAAGCTATCGCCACTCTTAGCGGAGGTTttcatgaaagattttgaaacaGAGTTGGCGAAAGAAAAATTCTTCCCTCGAATGTGGAGACGCTATGTAGATGACATCTTCGCAGTTGTGAAAGAACGTTACTTGAAGCAGACGTTGGAGTTGTTGAATTCCCGACATAGGACGATTAAGTTTACcgtcgaaaaagaaaaagacggtACACTTCCTTTTCTGGACCTGTACATTACCCGGAAGGAAGATAATCGGCTAAAGTTTGGGATATACCGTAAACCAACGTCTACGAATAGATATATAACTTCCGACTCTAATCACTTCGGCGCACAAAAACAAGCAGCCTTCCACTCCATGGTGTATCGTCTCCTCAACATACCAATGGAGAGAGATGATTACATAGCGAAGAAAAATAGCCTACCATGTTGCAGAGCTGAATGGGTACAAGAGATGTTTTGTGGAGAAAATCCTTCGGAAACACGagaagaagaaatggagaaaaaacaACACCACATTAGAGCCTGA